Proteins from a single region of Oncorhynchus nerka isolate Pitt River linkage group LG18, Oner_Uvic_2.0, whole genome shotgun sequence:
- the LOC115115322 gene encoding D(1) dopamine receptor-like: MHNASQRLAENQSEPHLPEPHADLPATRALVGCVLSLLILWTLLGNFTVCAAVLRYRHLRAKVTNIFIVSLALSDLLVALLVMPWKAAAEVAGFWPFGAFCDTWVASDIMCSTASILNLCMISVDRYWAISSPFRYERRMNRRVAFVMVGVTWTVSVVISFVPVQLHWHRAAITGNTGSGDEFNRDVTWFNVSGVYQLRRASEEVNGWNCDSSLSRTYAISSSLISFYIPVAIMVVTYTRIYRIAQVQIRRISSLERAAEHAQNCRSDPHVDVDADGHVHAFHHRHPPLRSKHRCSIFHQTTPKHHHRHPDLPPQHRALRYSIRKETKVLKTLSVIMGVFVFCWSPFFILNCAMPFCPGPGTASRTVSDPSSQSSHLYCVSETTFDVFVWFGWSNSSLNPVIYAFNTEFREAFLRLLGCRGDNGCFGGWTTSATRVESVVLASNDATGKEKKNSLFTTEMGVSYDTGCGAGRGSVTSGVIRDPVRGRELPTPLTDRRGAVEEPLCDCELDPVRGRGDSGAGLSRTPPATLTNRRGTITQPEAECDCPMEDCKRDLTDWGQRTQMIPSQTF; this comes from the exons ATGCATAACGCCAGCCAGCGCCTGGCAGAGAACCAGAGCGAGCCTCATCTGCCCGAGCCACACGCGGATTTACCCGCCACTCGCGCGCTCGTCGGCTGCGTCCTCTCACTGCTCATCCTCTGGACGTTACTGGGTAACTTCACGGTGTGCGCGGCGGTTCTGCGGTACCGGCACCTGCGCGCCAAAGTCACCAACATCTTCATCGTGTCCCTGGCGCTGTCGGACCTCCTCGTGGCGCTGCTCGTGATGCCGTGGAAG gcGGCGGCAGAGGTGGCGGGGTTCTGGCCCTTCGGTGCGTTCTGTGACACCTGGGTGGCGAGCGACATCATGTGTTCCACGGCGTCCATCTTGAATTTGTGCATGATCAGTGTGGACCGCTACTGGGCGATATCCAGCCCGTTCCGTTACGAGAGGAGAATGAACCGCCGCGTGGCCTTCGTCATGGTCGGCGTAACCTGGACGGTCTCCGTAGTGATATCATTTGTGCCCGTTCAACTCCACTGGCACCGGGCTGCGATTACCGGAAACACCGGGAGCGGTGACGAATTTAACCGGGACGTTACCTGGTTTAACGTCAGTGGGGTGTATCAACTCCGCAGGGCCTCGGAGGAGGTGAACGGCTGGAACTGTGACTCAAGTCTGAGTCGGACCTACGCCATCTCCTCCTCGCTGATCAGTTTCTACATCCCCGTGGCGATCATGGTGGTCACCTACACACGGATCTACCGGATCGCCCAGGTCCAGATACGCAGGATATCCTCCCTGGAGCGAGCAGCAGAACACGCACAGAACTGCCGCTCGGACCCACACGTGGATGTGGATGCAGATGGGCACGTGCACGCTTTCCACCATCGTCATCCTCCTCTTCGTTCTAAACACCGTTGCTCCATCTTTCACCAAACGACCCCGAAACATCATCATCGTCACCCTGATCTTCCTCCCCAACACCGGGCCCTGAGGTACTCCATTAGGAAGGAAACCAAGGTTCTGAAGACTCTGTCTGTCATCATGGGGGTCTTCGTCTTCTGCTGGTCCCCCTTCTTCATCCTCAACTGTGCCATGCCCTTCTGCCCAG GTCCAGGTACAGCCTCTAGAACTGTGTcagacccctcctcccaatcctcccACCTGTACTGTGTCAGTGAAACCACCTTCGACGTCTTCGTGTGGTTCGGTTGGAGCAACTCTTCCTTGAACCCCGTTATCTACGCCTTCAACACTGAGTTCCGCGAGGCGTTCCTCCGCTTGCTGGGTTGCCGTGGGGACAACGGGTGCTTCGGCGGCTGGACGACGAGCGCCACGCGCGTGGAGAGCGTTGTCTTGGCGAGCAACGACGCCAccgggaaggagaagaagaactcGCTCTTCACAACGGAGATGGGCGTGTCTTACGATACAGGCTGTGGCGCCGGTAGAGGTAGTGTCACATCTGGTGTAATCCGCGACCCGGTTAGAGGGAGGGAGCTACCGACACCGTTAACAGACCGTAGAGGAGCTGTAGAGGAGCCGCTGTGTGACTGTGAGCTGGACCCggttagagggagaggggacagcgGGGCAGGTCTCTCTAGGACGCCACCGGCAACGCTAACGAACCGTAGAGGGACGATAACACAACCAGAGGCGGAGTGCGACTGTCCCATGGAGGATTGTAAAAGAGACCTAACGGACTGGGGACAACGGACTCAAATGATTCCCTCACAAACTTTCTGA